The following are from one region of the Deinococcus roseus genome:
- a CDS encoding helicase-related protein, with the protein MPKPIPDYTDNEQHFLHQVLSNIITEYDQKRLDIATGFFSPNVWALLKDSFEQLNSLRLIIGKQLEAKLDRSGVDLARMFKKQLRAELESEEFNSRNAQVIDSLISFLKRDAVQVRMFDDPFLHAKAYIFDSYTIVGSSNLTLNGLSHNSELNTVTKQDFYAKCLRNEWYDRFWARSKEYKADLIEVLEKSKFGKHPYTPFDVFLKVLFELYKDTLSSPEEASQQVIELAAFQTEGFRLACKLIEQFGCVMVADAVGLGKSFLGLSLLEEYVVRRRKAGFIPRALVVCPAQLERLVWEPLLERFAIPATVVSMESMGREDFDWRKYVNCDVVLVDESHNFRKPGTGRYTNLMRVISAGKTDKIVALLTATPVNNSIMDLYHQVRLMTRGRESIYAGVGIPDLGIYFKKVAGGRAEFYDFAEHALVRRSRRDVKRRQEQGEKILISGKEIRFPERTLHRIEYSLFDQLGGFYEGFIQRIEGLRLVAYNLEKYKKKEQDDREVIRREALTGIFKTNFLKRLESSVHAFSMSVKNQMEFQKRFYRLLQEHKFLDAGSNRKIEQILRFMASEDDLETNQKLQKLLDALPQVDSKLYDWVKLENDLKKDLEALEWMVQKVQELLTARETHVGKDSKLEEIKNALLQRLKGQETHGKKAIIFSYYHDTADYLYKGLIQDQDWLNDMGQPVIAMISGSTRAEDRNLLIQRFAPKANRGDLDDEAFAKILAQPVDILVCTDVLSEGQNLQDAGFLLNADLHWNPVRMIQRAGRIDRLGSEYETLQIHNVFPERGLDELLKLVSRLEERIWEIDRTVGLDASVLGEAISTRSLDELRRIHAGDQEVLDELEQESELSAADEMRLPLLSALQLIGREYVDELPLGIHSAKAAPENARGVFIALRVGQQMLWRVYPMDLTHSDVMVSRREVYRLIEASQEVPRSAEPAGTAIYPYLTWAIEGVIQESKRQVRKQAFKAPLKGMALDIYRLLSDIKLEFEPEVLDPRVLVQLRYTLEERSLAAYEKEPDLREILKNLKEEGDFLKFVLGLQAFFLDQKLLLEPAGNRITLQEIKENDITLVAYEWLV; encoded by the coding sequence GTGCCCAAGCCGATTCCAGATTATACCGACAATGAGCAGCATTTTCTGCATCAGGTGCTCTCAAACATCATCACTGAATACGACCAGAAGCGACTGGACATCGCCACCGGATTTTTCAGCCCCAATGTCTGGGCACTGCTAAAAGATTCTTTTGAACAGCTGAACAGCCTCAGGCTGATCATTGGCAAGCAACTGGAGGCAAAACTGGACCGCAGTGGTGTGGATCTGGCCCGCATGTTCAAAAAGCAATTGCGTGCAGAACTGGAATCCGAAGAATTCAATTCCAGGAATGCTCAGGTCATCGACAGCCTGATTTCTTTCCTGAAGAGGGATGCAGTGCAGGTGCGCATGTTCGATGATCCTTTCTTGCATGCCAAAGCATACATTTTTGACAGCTACACCATCGTGGGATCCAGCAACCTGACCTTGAATGGCCTGAGCCACAACAGCGAACTGAACACCGTCACCAAACAGGATTTTTATGCCAAATGCTTGCGCAATGAATGGTATGACCGCTTCTGGGCCAGAAGCAAGGAGTACAAGGCAGACCTGATAGAGGTGTTGGAAAAATCCAAGTTTGGCAAGCACCCTTATACACCTTTTGATGTTTTTTTGAAGGTGCTCTTTGAACTCTACAAAGATACCCTCAGTTCACCCGAGGAGGCCAGTCAGCAGGTGATCGAGCTGGCAGCATTTCAGACGGAAGGGTTCCGTCTGGCCTGCAAACTCATTGAGCAGTTTGGCTGTGTGATGGTGGCAGATGCCGTGGGTCTGGGGAAATCCTTTCTGGGGCTCAGTTTGCTGGAAGAGTACGTGGTGCGCAGACGCAAAGCAGGCTTCATTCCCCGTGCTCTGGTGGTCTGTCCTGCCCAGCTGGAACGTTTGGTGTGGGAACCTCTGCTGGAACGTTTTGCCATTCCTGCCACGGTGGTTTCCATGGAGTCCATGGGCCGTGAAGATTTCGACTGGCGCAAATACGTCAATTGCGATGTGGTGCTGGTGGATGAGAGCCACAACTTTCGCAAACCAGGCACTGGACGTTACACCAACCTCATGCGTGTGATCAGTGCAGGCAAAACCGACAAGATCGTGGCCTTGCTCACCGCCACTCCAGTCAACAACAGCATTATGGACCTGTACCACCAGGTGCGCCTGATGACCCGTGGAAGGGAAAGCATCTATGCCGGTGTGGGCATCCCGGATCTGGGCATCTACTTCAAGAAGGTGGCAGGTGGTCGCGCAGAGTTCTATGATTTTGCAGAACACGCCCTGGTGCGCCGCAGTCGCAGGGATGTCAAACGCAGGCAGGAACAGGGCGAAAAAATCCTGATCAGTGGCAAAGAAATTCGCTTTCCAGAACGTACTTTGCACCGCATCGAATACAGCTTGTTTGATCAACTTGGAGGGTTCTATGAGGGTTTCATTCAACGCATTGAAGGTCTGCGACTGGTGGCTTACAACCTCGAAAAATACAAAAAAAAGGAACAGGACGACAGGGAAGTCATCAGGCGTGAAGCCCTCACAGGCATCTTCAAAACCAACTTCCTGAAACGCCTTGAATCCAGTGTGCATGCTTTTTCCATGAGTGTGAAAAACCAGATGGAGTTTCAGAAGCGGTTTTACCGTCTGTTGCAGGAACACAAGTTTCTGGATGCAGGAAGCAACCGCAAGATCGAACAGATTCTCCGGTTCATGGCTTCAGAAGATGACCTGGAAACCAACCAGAAATTGCAAAAACTGCTGGATGCTTTGCCTCAGGTGGACAGCAAGCTGTATGACTGGGTGAAGCTGGAGAATGACCTCAAAAAAGACCTGGAAGCCCTGGAATGGATGGTGCAGAAAGTTCAGGAGTTGTTGACGGCCCGTGAAACTCATGTGGGCAAAGACAGCAAACTGGAAGAAATCAAGAATGCTTTGTTGCAACGTCTAAAGGGTCAAGAGACACATGGCAAGAAAGCCATCATATTCAGTTATTACCATGACACTGCCGATTACCTGTATAAGGGTTTAATACAGGATCAGGATTGGTTGAACGACATGGGCCAGCCTGTCATTGCCATGATCAGTGGCAGCACCAGGGCAGAGGATCGCAACCTGCTGATCCAGAGGTTTGCTCCAAAGGCCAATCGGGGTGATCTGGACGATGAAGCTTTTGCCAAAATTCTGGCTCAACCTGTGGACATTTTGGTCTGCACAGATGTGCTGTCTGAGGGACAGAACCTGCAGGATGCAGGATTTCTGCTGAATGCCGATCTGCACTGGAACCCGGTGCGAATGATCCAGCGCGCAGGCCGCATTGACCGTTTGGGTTCTGAATATGAGACGTTGCAAATCCATAATGTTTTCCCCGAGCGTGGCCTGGATGAACTTTTGAAGCTGGTCAGCCGTCTGGAAGAAAGAATCTGGGAGATCGATCGCACTGTTGGATTGGATGCCAGTGTGCTGGGGGAAGCCATCAGCACCCGTTCGCTGGACGAACTTCGGCGCATTCATGCAGGAGACCAGGAAGTTCTCGATGAACTTGAACAGGAAAGTGAATTGAGTGCAGCCGATGAGATGCGTTTGCCGCTGTTGTCTGCCTTGCAGTTGATTGGCCGTGAATATGTGGATGAATTGCCTCTGGGCATTCACAGTGCAAAAGCGGCCCCAGAAAATGCCAGAGGTGTTTTTATTGCGCTTCGGGTGGGCCAGCAGATGCTCTGGCGGGTTTACCCGATGGACCTGACCCACAGCGACGTGATGGTTTCCAGGCGGGAAGTGTACCGTTTGATTGAAGCCTCCCAGGAGGTACCAAGATCCGCCGAACCTGCGGGAACAGCCATCTATCCTTACCTCACCTGGGCCATTGAGGGTGTGATTCAGGAATCCAAAAGACAGGTTCGCAAGCAGGCGTTTAAAGCTCCTCTGAAAGGCATGGCACTGGATATCTACCGCTTGCTGAGCGACATCAAACTGGAATTTGAGCCTGAAGTGTTGGATCCCCGAGTTCTGGTGCAATTGCGGTACACTTTGGAAGAACGCAGCCTGGCTGCTTATGAAAAAGAGCCTGATCTCAGGGAAATCTTGAAGAATTTGAAAGAGGAGGGGGATTTTCTCAAGTTTGTGCTGGGTCTGCAGGCATTCTTTCTGGATCAGAAATTGCTGTTGGAACCTGCTGGAAACCGGATCACCCTCCAGGAAATCAAAGAGAATGACATCACGCTCGTGGCCTACGAGTGGTTGGTCTGA
- a CDS encoding protein-export chaperone SecB — protein MARKKVLPTTEEYSTFIQHLELVNVLLKDMSVSKTAKLIPEAILGFEIHTAKPKLDPFPGGFCACVTYTIKLSQQIEATAKPEYFAQMKITLEGIYNNDLEISAEIFEVFAGMNLPVNLWPYLREMVHSLSLRMGFPGLILPVHKV, from the coding sequence ATGGCCAGAAAAAAAGTTTTACCCACCACAGAAGAGTACAGCACTTTTATTCAACACCTGGAACTTGTCAATGTGCTTTTAAAAGACATGTCTGTTTCAAAGACAGCAAAACTCATCCCAGAAGCTATACTGGGTTTTGAGATTCATACGGCAAAGCCGAAGCTCGATCCATTCCCAGGTGGTTTTTGTGCATGTGTGACTTACACCATCAAGCTTTCACAACAAATTGAAGCCACAGCAAAACCCGAATATTTTGCCCAGATGAAAATCACTCTAGAAGGTATATACAACAATGACCTTGAAATCTCAGCAGAGATTTTTGAGGTCTTTGCAGGGATGAATTTGCCAGTGAACCTCTGGCCTTACCTGAGGGAAATGGTGCATTCATTGAGCCTGCGCATGGGTTTTCCTGGCCTGATTTTGCCTGTACATAAGGTGTAA
- a CDS encoding helix-turn-helix domain-containing protein gives MKEQQGKQDFMAWMKALIPDTPEMQAIAQEESERIELAFALKKAREAAGHNQKSLAEQMGVSQAMISKWENVDHNHTLHTLQKLMEVLGAKLVMGLEVNGEFIPVTAAARRAVVVPEPLYHQIKEDATCMGVQPRDVILGRLQRDAHLHLPQIQQPTEVKGHFSKAVQLQLRPQYQDRTSHQMAK, from the coding sequence ATGAAAGAGCAACAAGGCAAACAGGATTTCATGGCATGGATGAAGGCTCTGATTCCAGACACCCCTGAAATGCAGGCCATCGCTCAGGAGGAGTCCGAGCGCATAGAATTGGCTTTTGCCCTCAAGAAGGCCAGAGAGGCTGCTGGACACAACCAGAAATCACTGGCAGAGCAGATGGGGGTGTCTCAGGCCATGATCAGCAAATGGGAAAATGTGGATCACAACCACACCCTGCACACTTTGCAAAAACTGATGGAAGTGTTGGGTGCAAAACTGGTGATGGGGCTTGAAGTGAATGGTGAGTTCATTCCTGTCACCGCAGCTGCCAGGCGTGCTGTGGTTGTGCCTGAGCCACTGTACCATCAGATCAAAGAGGATGCCACTTGCATGGGGGTGCAGCCCAGAGATGTGATTCTGGGGCGTTTACAGCGGGATGCCCACCTGCATTTGCCTCAGATCCAGCAGCCAACAGAAGTGAAGGGACATTTCAGCAAAGCAGTACAATTGCAACTTCGGCCCCAGTATCAGGATAGAACCAGTCATCAGATGGCAAAGTAA
- a CDS encoding type II toxin-antitoxin system RelE/ParE family toxin — MGIQWTIEHYQSEGSEELSPVQQYILSLLPGERQRFFTRLQKLMEVGLGACPPLSKKLEDNLYELRLENSPNNPRILYCTVIGTTFYLLHGFSKTGNANDKVPESEKVIARKRRQELYDTLLPQNDPRRTHPAKKPKSANSKSTGKGKKK; from the coding sequence ATGGGCATTCAGTGGACCATTGAGCATTATCAATCAGAGGGATCAGAGGAACTGTCACCTGTTCAGCAGTACATCCTTTCGTTGTTGCCCGGAGAAAGGCAACGCTTTTTCACCCGTTTGCAAAAGCTCATGGAGGTTGGGCTCGGTGCCTGTCCTCCTCTGAGCAAGAAACTGGAAGACAACCTCTATGAGTTGCGCCTTGAAAATTCCCCCAACAATCCAAGAATTCTGTATTGCACAGTCATTGGCACCACTTTTTATTTGTTGCATGGTTTTTCCAAAACAGGAAATGCCAATGATAAGGTTCCAGAGTCTGAGAAAGTGATTGCACGCAAACGCAGGCAGGAACTGTATGACACCCTGCTCCCTCAAAATGATCCCCGTCGTACCCATCCGGCAAAAAAGCCGAAAAGTGCAAACAGTAAAAGCACAGGAAAAGGAAAGAAGAAATGA
- a CDS encoding restriction endonuclease, with protein sequence MTLWLVRAGSQGERESFALEQGLAVIGWNELPDLGRFDSKEALKDMMDRVYFEQKPKTIINWLGQVWAFKALIQVGDLVALPLKTSSSIAIGRIASSYEYRTDLPEDMRHTRKVDWLKEIPRSAFDQSLLYSLGAFMTVCRIQRDNAEQKVLNLLQASDQALVQQGQHSFPENLSVVPTDADPADSVTDLEVVAYDQIKKRLDQVYHSKGHEFARLIDALLQAQGYVTLFSKPGADGGIDLLAGRGPLGFDPPRLCVQVKATSDKVKVQEVRELEGVMQRVGADQGLFVSWGGYTSSVGTENRSQFFRVRLWNANDVIQHLLQVYERLPLAFRDILPLKRLWVLVPEAAEG encoded by the coding sequence ATGACCCTCTGGCTGGTGCGTGCAGGCAGCCAGGGTGAACGTGAAAGTTTTGCTCTGGAGCAAGGGCTGGCTGTGATTGGGTGGAATGAGCTTCCAGACCTTGGGCGCTTTGACAGCAAAGAAGCCTTGAAAGACATGATGGATCGGGTGTATTTCGAACAGAAACCCAAAACCATCATCAACTGGCTTGGGCAGGTGTGGGCATTCAAGGCACTCATTCAGGTGGGAGATCTGGTGGCGTTGCCCCTCAAGACCTCTTCAAGCATTGCCATTGGAAGGATTGCCAGCAGTTACGAGTACCGCACAGACCTTCCAGAGGACATGCGGCACACCCGCAAGGTGGACTGGCTGAAGGAAATTCCCAGAAGTGCTTTTGACCAGAGCCTCCTGTATTCTCTGGGGGCTTTCATGACCGTGTGCCGCATTCAAAGGGACAATGCAGAGCAGAAAGTGTTGAATTTGCTTCAGGCTTCAGATCAGGCTCTGGTTCAACAGGGGCAGCATTCATTTCCAGAAAACCTGTCTGTAGTTCCCACAGATGCAGATCCTGCAGATTCCGTGACAGACCTTGAGGTGGTGGCGTATGACCAGATCAAGAAGCGTCTGGATCAGGTTTACCATAGCAAAGGGCATGAATTTGCCCGCCTGATTGATGCCCTTTTGCAAGCCCAGGGATATGTCACTTTGTTCAGCAAACCTGGAGCGGATGGAGGCATTGATCTTCTGGCAGGGCGGGGTCCTCTGGGCTTTGATCCTCCAAGGTTGTGTGTGCAGGTCAAGGCCACATCAGACAAGGTCAAGGTTCAGGAGGTGCGTGAACTGGAAGGCGTCATGCAACGTGTGGGTGCAGATCAGGGCCTGTTTGTGTCCTGGGGTGGTTACACTTCTTCAGTGGGAACGGAGAACCGCAGCCAGTTTTTCCGTGTGCGGCTCTGGAATGCCAACGATGTGATCCAGCATTTGTTGCAGGTTTATGAGCGTTTGCCGCTGGCTTTCAGGGACATCCTTCCCCTGAAGCGGCTCTGGGTGCTGGTGCCTGAGGCAGCAGAGGGATGA
- a CDS encoding ribonuclease H1 domain-containing protein, translating to MGRYKKGWFYAVSVGRKPGIYRTWSETETQVLFISSNLHRSFPTFLGAEKFLQRNGTRVEKCGREGIITGKSDGKCWYCGIHLTDDLEDFGLGELEHQLPKAGGGGSTLDNLVLSCRACNQQKSDSTVEGFRSKIIWPEGSDRLFFGEKLKWMRKSTGEP from the coding sequence ATGGGAAGGTACAAAAAAGGCTGGTTTTATGCTGTTTCTGTGGGTCGCAAGCCCGGAATTTACCGGACATGGAGTGAAACAGAAACGCAGGTGCTGTTCATCTCCTCCAATCTTCACAGATCTTTCCCAACGTTTCTGGGAGCAGAGAAGTTTCTGCAACGCAACGGCACCCGTGTGGAGAAATGTGGTCGTGAAGGAATCATCACAGGCAAAAGCGATGGCAAATGCTGGTATTGCGGCATCCACCTGACAGATGATCTGGAAGATTTTGGTCTGGGTGAACTGGAGCACCAGCTTCCCAAGGCTGGAGGTGGTGGCAGCACCCTGGACAACCTGGTGCTGAGCTGCAGGGCTTGCAACCAGCAGAAATCAGATTCCACAGTGGAAGGATTCAGGAGCAAAATCATCTGGCCTGAAGGCAGTGATCGGTTGTTTTTTGGAGAAAAATTAAAATGGATGCGTAAAAGCACAGGTGAACCATGA
- a CDS encoding Eco57I restriction-modification methylase domain-containing protein, with the protein MTLQLDALRALRTPQKIAELYHQLGYKAEPEFEPEKLSAEDAQLAGKAAEHIKGVYLLVQQDSLLHVHVETDHLNTPYLRRVAEQFLQQPNNFLLSFGNPGASGDYEEVIFVKPYVSSQSENKNNIRINLLKVNPRKPTQHDRDVLQKIEIKSDTSAQEAHKKQTQAFDVERVTREFYKTYKQLFERVRDTIKTQNPYARIGKLKKNTVDHQESLHAFTQRLLNRIIFLYFIQKKGWLNDDTDFLTHLYTQKVKSEGDLFYLHLLEPLFFEVLNTERTGTHEVFGDIPYLNGSLFEREYPETTVLNMPNSLFDPKNPDSILSTLNSYNFTISESSTLEQDVSLDPEMLGKVFENMMEEEEAKKSGTFYTPRSIVQFMAEETLTRYLNEKTSIELDKLRALLRDDADPAKLTLQEARNIIAHLGKVRVLDPAVGTASMLVGVLNTMIRIRTMAEARQGVRVNSDASVVAGWKREYINHCLYGVDIKPEAIEIGRLRLWLSLVVDAEDKEPLPNLDYKLMAGDGLLETVDGEPFDVTSQKIGLFVDENSPSFLAQRIEEKHELFFNEQNSEKRRNLRNEIQSLERLLFKTYIDERIQIVDREILEIREKYKRFNKKFSMLDRAEQANAKKALDEQNKLIKRDTDLSSHLNELIKRRVKVWDEQEPLPFFLHRVHFAEVMKSIEEGGHGGFDIVIGNPPYVRQEDLSQEYKMALKRSFNDVANNKADLYVYFYNKAINLLKNGGRFAYITPNRFMKTGYGKNLRSFLKDKVHLETLIDFGDLPIFEATTYPLIVIGNRNGIKSCRLEVIPENKIKNLIGLTNVDNVDSIRDKLSNFHSYGRHVLHHINLSVIRNNEVWNLDTQDLMHKVEKIGIKFIDFIESGIYRGLLSGLNEVYVINNDVFRDLINENELYKKFIVPFKKGRNIRRWKYSNDDKYIIQLNSSDDPESEFAWVNDKEESESERRFQDMYPKLYKYLEPFKNRLAKRSDRGKFWWELRRCSYYGEFKRSKIVFADIAQYPRFLWDESGASIDCTAFAIPVGPDKKWLTSLFNSKFFFYMVTKYAPSVKGASFRFKKSYLENIPIVTPSPEIQRKLEEFTDDSRLDEMNQIVYELYGLTPEEIELVEELTAPAFAKIQAHNQMDDHTDGDSLDPDEE; encoded by the coding sequence ATGACTTTGCAACTTGATGCCTTGAGAGCCCTGAGGACCCCTCAAAAAATCGCAGAACTGTACCATCAACTGGGGTACAAGGCAGAACCAGAATTCGAGCCTGAAAAACTGTCTGCTGAAGACGCACAACTGGCTGGAAAAGCTGCTGAACACATCAAAGGTGTATACCTGCTGGTGCAGCAGGATTCTCTGTTGCATGTTCATGTGGAGACCGACCACCTCAATACACCTTATCTGCGGCGGGTTGCAGAACAGTTCTTGCAGCAACCCAACAACTTCCTTTTGAGTTTTGGCAACCCAGGGGCTTCTGGAGATTACGAAGAAGTGATTTTTGTCAAACCCTACGTGAGCTCCCAGAGCGAAAACAAAAACAACATTCGCATCAACCTCCTGAAAGTCAATCCACGCAAACCCACCCAGCATGACCGGGATGTGTTGCAGAAAATAGAAATCAAGTCAGACACCTCTGCCCAGGAAGCCCACAAGAAGCAAACCCAGGCTTTCGACGTGGAACGGGTCACCAGAGAGTTCTACAAAACCTACAAACAACTCTTTGAACGGGTGCGGGACACCATCAAAACCCAGAACCCCTACGCCCGCATTGGCAAACTGAAAAAGAACACGGTCGATCATCAGGAATCTCTGCATGCCTTCACCCAGAGGTTGCTCAATCGGATCATCTTTCTGTACTTCATTCAGAAAAAGGGCTGGTTGAACGATGACACGGACTTCCTGACCCACCTTTACACCCAGAAGGTCAAGTCCGAGGGGGATTTGTTTTACCTGCATTTGCTTGAACCCCTCTTCTTTGAAGTGCTGAACACCGAGCGCACCGGAACACACGAGGTTTTTGGAGACATACCTTACCTGAATGGCAGTCTTTTTGAACGCGAATACCCTGAGACCACTGTCCTGAACATGCCCAACAGCCTGTTCGATCCGAAAAATCCAGACAGCATCCTGAGCACCCTGAACAGCTACAACTTCACCATCTCCGAAAGCAGCACATTGGAGCAGGATGTGAGCCTGGACCCGGAAATGCTGGGGAAAGTCTTCGAGAACATGATGGAAGAGGAAGAGGCCAAAAAGAGTGGCACCTTCTACACCCCCCGTTCAATCGTGCAATTCATGGCTGAAGAAACCCTCACCCGTTACCTGAATGAAAAAACCAGCATTGAGCTGGACAAACTGCGGGCTTTGCTCAGGGACGATGCTGATCCTGCAAAACTGACCCTTCAAGAAGCCAGAAACATCATTGCGCACCTCGGGAAGGTGCGGGTGCTGGATCCTGCTGTTGGAACGGCCAGCATGCTGGTGGGTGTGCTGAACACCATGATTCGCATTCGCACCATGGCAGAAGCCCGACAGGGTGTTCGTGTGAATTCTGACGCATCTGTTGTGGCAGGCTGGAAACGCGAATACATCAACCACTGTCTGTACGGTGTAGACATCAAACCAGAAGCCATCGAGATTGGACGCCTCAGGCTTTGGCTGTCTCTGGTGGTGGATGCAGAAGACAAGGAGCCCTTGCCCAATCTGGATTACAAATTGATGGCTGGGGATGGGCTCCTGGAAACTGTTGATGGTGAGCCGTTTGATGTTACCAGTCAGAAAATAGGTCTCTTTGTAGATGAGAACAGCCCAAGTTTTCTGGCTCAGCGCATAGAAGAAAAACATGAGTTGTTTTTCAATGAGCAAAACAGTGAAAAGCGTCGTAATTTACGGAATGAAATACAGTCTCTTGAACGCTTGCTGTTTAAAACATACATTGACGAACGTATACAAATTGTGGATCGGGAAATCTTGGAGATACGCGAAAAATATAAACGTTTTAATAAAAAGTTTTCTATGCTTGATCGAGCTGAGCAAGCAAATGCCAAAAAAGCTTTAGATGAACAGAATAAGCTTATAAAGCGTGATACCGATTTGAGTTCTCATTTGAATGAATTAATAAAGCGTCGAGTAAAAGTTTGGGATGAACAAGAACCCTTACCTTTTTTTCTCCATAGAGTACATTTTGCGGAAGTAATGAAATCAATAGAAGAAGGCGGACATGGAGGATTCGATATTGTGATTGGAAATCCTCCTTATGTAAGACAAGAAGACTTATCGCAGGAATATAAAATGGCTCTAAAAAGATCTTTTAATGATGTTGCAAATAATAAAGCCGATTTGTATGTATATTTTTATAATAAAGCTATAAATTTACTGAAGAATGGAGGGCGTTTTGCATACATTACTCCTAATAGATTTATGAAGACCGGTTACGGAAAAAATTTGAGAAGCTTTTTGAAGGATAAAGTACATCTAGAAACCCTAATTGATTTTGGAGATCTGCCTATTTTTGAAGCCACTACGTATCCCCTTATAGTAATTGGAAATAGAAATGGAATCAAGTCTTGTAGGCTTGAAGTGATACCGGAGAACAAAATAAAAAATTTAATAGGATTAACAAATGTAGACAATGTTGATTCTATTAGAGATAAATTGTCTAATTTTCATAGCTACGGAAGGCATGTATTGCATCATATTAATTTGAGTGTAATTCGAAACAATGAAGTATGGAATTTGGATACTCAAGACTTAATGCACAAGGTTGAGAAAATAGGTATCAAATTCATTGATTTTATAGAATCTGGAATATATAGAGGATTATTGAGCGGGCTGAATGAGGTATACGTGATAAATAATGATGTATTCAGAGATCTTATAAATGAAAATGAATTGTATAAAAAATTTATCGTACCTTTCAAAAAAGGTAGAAATATAAGAAGGTGGAAATACTCAAATGATGATAAATATATAATTCAATTAAACAGCAGTGATGATCCAGAATCTGAATTTGCTTGGGTGAATGACAAAGAAGAAAGTGAATCGGAGAGAAGATTCCAGGATATGTATCCTAAGCTTTATAAGTATTTAGAACCCTTTAAAAATCGTCTTGCAAAAAGATCTGACAGGGGAAAATTCTGGTGGGAATTGCGTAGATGTAGTTACTATGGTGAATTTAAGCGATCTAAAATTGTGTTTGCGGATATTGCACAATACCCTAGATTCTTATGGGATGAAAGTGGTGCTTCTATAGATTGTACTGCTTTTGCTATTCCTGTTGGTCCGGATAAAAAATGGTTAACCTCTTTGTTTAATAGCAAATTCTTCTTTTATATGGTAACCAAGTATGCCCCCTCTGTTAAAGGGGCATCTTTTAGATTTAAGAAATCATATCTTGAAAACATCCCCATTGTCACCCCTTCTCCTGAAATCCAGCGAAAACTGGAAGAGTTCACAGATGACTCCAGGCTGGACGAGATGAACCAGATCGTTTATGAACTGTATGGTCTCACCCCAGAGGAAATTGAGCTGGTGGAAGAACTCACTGCTCCAGCCTTTGCGAAGATTCAGGCCCACAACCAGATGGATGACCACACGGATGGTGATTCTCTGGACCCGGATGAGGAGTGA